In Gimesia benthica, a single window of DNA contains:
- the ald gene encoding alanine dehydrogenase: MIIGVPREIKQDEYRVALIPVGAEELTAAGHTVLVERGAGQGSGIPDELYEENGAEIVETAQEIFSRADMIIKVKEPQPSEWPLLRPSQILFTYFHFAADEKLTRGFLETGATAVAYETLEGKNGQLPLLTPMSEVAGRMSIQEGAKYLERPQLGRGILLGGVPGVPPAHILILGGGVVGKNAAQIAAGFQADVVILDISVDRLRYLEDIMPANVNTLYSDKHNIREQLELADLVIGAVLIPGARAPMLVPQSALKMMKPGAVLIDVAVDQGGCIETSRPTTHSDPTFVVDGVVHYCVANMPGAVGRTSTYALCNVTLPYALRLANQGLEAACGQDRGLLSAVNVHNGQVTNRAVAATFGLEYHEFCV; the protein is encoded by the coding sequence ATGATTATCGGAGTCCCTCGTGAAATCAAGCAGGACGAGTACCGCGTCGCCCTGATTCCGGTTGGAGCCGAGGAATTGACGGCCGCCGGGCATACCGTCCTGGTCGAACGGGGAGCCGGGCAGGGGAGTGGGATTCCCGATGAACTCTACGAAGAAAACGGGGCCGAAATCGTCGAAACGGCTCAAGAAATCTTCTCCCGCGCCGACATGATTATCAAAGTCAAAGAGCCGCAGCCCTCCGAATGGCCCCTGCTCAGACCGAGCCAGATCCTGTTTACCTACTTCCACTTCGCCGCCGACGAAAAACTCACCCGCGGCTTTCTGGAAACGGGCGCCACCGCCGTCGCTTACGAAACGCTTGAGGGGAAAAACGGCCAGCTCCCGCTGTTGACTCCCATGAGTGAAGTCGCCGGACGCATGAGCATTCAGGAAGGCGCCAAGTATCTGGAACGCCCCCAGTTGGGACGCGGCATTCTGCTGGGAGGCGTACCGGGAGTCCCGCCGGCGCACATCCTGATTCTGGGCGGAGGTGTGGTCGGCAAGAACGCGGCCCAGATCGCAGCCGGCTTTCAGGCGGACGTCGTTATTCTGGATATCAGCGTAGATCGTCTGCGTTACCTCGAAGATATCATGCCTGCCAACGTGAATACGCTTTACAGCGACAAACACAACATCCGCGAGCAACTCGAGCTGGCGGACCTGGTGATCGGAGCCGTCCTGATCCCAGGCGCCCGGGCTCCGATGCTCGTTCCCCAGTCTGCTTTGAAGATGATGAAGCCGGGCGCGGTGTTGATTGATGTCGCCGTCGATCAGGGAGGCTGTATCGAAACATCCCGGCCGACGACGCACTCGGATCCCACTTTCGTCGTGGATGGCGTCGTGCATTACTGTGTCGCCAACATGCCTGGCGCCGTGGGACGTACCAGCACTTATGCCCTGTGTAACGTCACGCTCCCGTATGCACTCAGACTGGCGAACCAGGGACTGGAAGCCGCCTGTGGGCAGGACCGCGGATTGTTGTCTGCGGTCAACGTGCACAACGGACAGGTGACCAACCGCGCAGTCGCCGCCACCTTTGGTCTGGAATACCACGAGTTTTGTGTCTGA
- the nadC gene encoding carboxylating nicotinate-nucleotide diphosphorylase → MTVPFTQPHEAAALTLIKLSLAEDLQETGDLTCQALIEDTDQAEIQIVARQSGILAGSPITSLIFAELDPRVTCEHHLADGAALEPGSVISTCAGPLASLLTGERTVLNFLTHLCGVASQTAEYVKAIEGTRACILDTRKTLPGWRVLEKYAVAAGGGTNHRMGLYDGILIKDNHLAAWASRNSHPTIAAAVQQARESVNGEKGVEVEVDTLEQLADALEGKPEIVLLDNMSPETMREAIQMRDAQSPATLLEASGGINLETVRAAAETGVERISVGALTHSVISLDIGFDWKRRT, encoded by the coding sequence GTGACAGTTCCCTTTACACAGCCCCACGAGGCAGCAGCCCTTACCCTCATCAAATTGAGCCTGGCAGAAGATCTCCAGGAGACCGGCGACCTGACCTGTCAGGCCCTGATTGAAGATACCGACCAGGCCGAGATTCAGATTGTCGCCCGCCAGAGTGGAATCCTGGCTGGCTCTCCGATTACCTCACTGATTTTTGCAGAACTCGATCCGCGAGTGACCTGCGAGCATCATCTGGCTGATGGCGCTGCCCTGGAACCGGGATCCGTTATTTCAACGTGTGCCGGGCCCCTGGCATCTTTGTTGACTGGGGAACGCACCGTCTTGAACTTTCTGACACATCTGTGCGGCGTAGCTTCACAGACAGCGGAGTACGTGAAAGCCATTGAGGGAACCCGGGCCTGTATTCTGGACACGCGGAAAACGCTGCCCGGCTGGCGGGTACTGGAAAAATATGCGGTCGCAGCCGGCGGGGGAACGAATCACCGGATGGGCCTGTATGACGGGATCCTGATTAAAGATAATCACCTGGCGGCCTGGGCCAGCCGCAATTCGCATCCCACCATCGCTGCTGCGGTGCAACAGGCGCGGGAATCGGTGAACGGGGAAAAGGGAGTGGAGGTCGAAGTCGACACGCTCGAACAGTTGGCCGATGCTCTTGAAGGGAAGCCTGAGATCGTACTGCTGGATAACATGTCACCCGAGACCATGCGGGAGGCGATCCAGATGCGTGATGCCCAGTCACCCGCGACGCTGCTGGAAGCATCGGGGGGGATTAACCTGGAAACAGTACGGGCCGCTGCGGAGACGGGAGTGGAACGGATCAGCGTGGGTGCGTTGACTCACTCTGTCATCTCGCTGGATATCGGTTTCGACTGGAAACGCCGCACCTGA
- the trpB gene encoding tryptophan synthase subunit beta → MTTSLSNVPDASGRFGEFGRRFVPETLMHALEELTQEYEKAKQDPSFQAELDDLLKNYVGRPNPLYFAERLTEHCGGGKIYFKREDLNHTGAHKINNTMGQALLTMRMGKKRVIAETGAGQHGVASAVACARFGLECIVYMGEEDIRRQKLNVFNMKMMGAEVRGVSSGSKTLRDAVNEAMRDWMSSVETTHYIIGSVIGPHPFPMMVRDFQSVIGKEAREQCLAQTGKLPDQVIACVGGGSNSAGMFYPFIDDEGVKLTGVEAGGRGPEPGEHASTLSYGAKGVLHGSFGYVLQDDDGQTMDVHSISAGLDYPGVGPEHSYWKDSGRVNYTAITDDEALEGFQTMARLEGIIPAIESSHAIAYAVKAARQASPDETIVVCLSGRGDKDVNEVARLLEREI, encoded by the coding sequence ATGACAACCAGTTTATCGAATGTGCCTGATGCCTCCGGTCGCTTTGGAGAATTCGGCCGCCGTTTCGTCCCCGAAACTCTGATGCATGCCCTGGAGGAACTGACCCAGGAATACGAGAAGGCCAAACAGGATCCATCATTTCAGGCGGAGCTGGACGACCTGCTCAAGAATTATGTGGGCCGCCCAAATCCGCTCTATTTCGCGGAACGCCTGACCGAACATTGTGGCGGCGGCAAGATCTACTTCAAGCGCGAAGATCTGAATCACACCGGTGCTCATAAGATCAACAACACCATGGGCCAGGCGCTGCTGACCATGCGGATGGGTAAAAAACGCGTAATCGCCGAGACAGGAGCCGGCCAGCATGGCGTGGCTTCTGCTGTGGCCTGTGCCCGCTTCGGGCTGGAATGCATCGTCTACATGGGCGAGGAAGACATCCGCCGCCAGAAGCTCAATGTGTTCAATATGAAAATGATGGGCGCTGAAGTCCGCGGCGTCTCCAGCGGTTCCAAGACGCTACGCGACGCCGTCAATGAAGCGATGCGGGACTGGATGTCGAGCGTGGAGACCACCCACTACATTATCGGTTCCGTGATTGGACCGCACCCCTTCCCGATGATGGTTCGCGACTTCCAGTCGGTCATCGGAAAAGAGGCCCGCGAACAGTGCCTGGCGCAGACAGGTAAACTCCCCGATCAAGTGATTGCCTGTGTCGGCGGCGGTTCCAATTCTGCCGGCATGTTCTATCCCTTTATCGACGATGAGGGTGTGAAGCTGACCGGCGTGGAAGCGGGTGGCCGCGGTCCTGAACCGGGAGAGCATGCGAGTACGCTGAGCTATGGAGCCAAGGGTGTGCTGCATGGCAGCTTCGGATATGTGCTGCAGGATGATGACGGCCAGACGATGGACGTGCATTCGATCTCTGCAGGCCTTGACTATCCCGGCGTGGGTCCCGAACACAGTTACTGGAAAGACTCCGGCCGCGTGAATTACACCGCGATCACCGACGATGAAGCCCTCGAAGGCTTTCAGACGATGGCCCGCCTGGAAGGGATCATCCCGGCGATTGAATCGTCGCATGCGATCGCTTACGCCGTCAAAGCAGCCCGCCAGGCCAGCCCCGATGAGACGATCGTTGTCTGTCTGTCCGGTCGTGGCGACAAAGACGTGAATGAAGTGGCCCGCCTGCTGGAACGGGAAATTTAA
- the trpA gene encoding tryptophan synthase subunit alpha, protein MTTSISETFATLKSENRMAFMPFITAGDPDLATTVDVLKELSRQGVDLIEVGFPYSDPIADGPVIQESYTRALNNGFHVHDLFEALKALSADESVDLPALVGMVSYAIIFRYGAERFLKEAAEAGFSGLIVPDLPGDEAAEFVELTKAAQLDLVQLVSPLTPEDRTKRIVQSASGFIYCIAVAGTTGVRDELPGELTAHLESLRSLTDLPLAVGFGISKPAHVDTLRGKADGFIIGSAIVKQFAAFSDPDQTREAVIASIGKYAGEMATATKG, encoded by the coding sequence GTGACAACTTCGATCTCTGAAACTTTTGCGACGTTAAAATCTGAAAACCGCATGGCGTTCATGCCTTTCATCACGGCCGGCGATCCGGATCTGGCAACCACCGTTGATGTATTGAAAGAACTGTCACGACAGGGAGTCGACCTGATCGAAGTGGGCTTCCCGTATAGTGATCCAATTGCAGATGGTCCGGTGATTCAGGAATCGTATACGCGGGCTCTCAATAACGGCTTCCACGTACACGACCTGTTTGAAGCTTTGAAAGCACTCTCAGCAGATGAGTCCGTCGATCTCCCGGCCCTGGTCGGCATGGTTTCGTATGCGATTATCTTTCGTTATGGTGCAGAGCGTTTCCTGAAAGAAGCCGCTGAAGCCGGATTCTCAGGTCTGATTGTTCCCGATCTTCCCGGAGATGAAGCAGCGGAGTTTGTGGAACTCACCAAGGCAGCTCAACTGGACCTGGTACAACTGGTCTCCCCACTCACGCCTGAAGATCGCACGAAGCGAATCGTGCAGTCTGCCTCGGGTTTCATTTACTGTATCGCTGTCGCCGGTACGACAGGTGTTCGTGATGAACTGCCTGGGGAACTGACCGCGCATCTGGAGTCGTTACGCTCGCTGACGGATCTGCCTTTAGCAGTGGGCTTCGGCATCAGTAAGCCCGCGCATGTCGACACGCTCCGCGGTAAAGCCGATGGATTCATTATTGGTTCGGCGATCGTCAAACAGTTCGCTGCTTTTTCTGATCCAGACCAGACGCGGGAAGCCGTGATTGCGTCGATCGGAAAATACGCAGGTGAGATGGCAACCGCAACAAAAGGCTGA
- a CDS encoding ASCH domain-containing protein — MAKVIQHPDKSLPALGIRQPWAELIMRGVKTIELRSSQTKIRGTIYVYASKTLAKTPHAIEAAAQAEITTETLPTGTLIGTVEIVDSFPATAEHAEASGVPASLLKGKFGWKLANPKRIKSPIVPQFLPYGVWFYPFVRKQTGTRQK; from the coding sequence ATGGCGAAAGTGATTCAACATCCCGACAAGAGTCTGCCGGCTCTCGGAATCAGGCAGCCGTGGGCAGAACTGATCATGCGGGGCGTGAAAACAATTGAGCTCCGTTCCAGTCAGACGAAGATCCGCGGGACGATCTATGTCTATGCTTCAAAGACTCTCGCGAAGACACCGCACGCGATCGAAGCAGCAGCGCAAGCGGAAATCACCACTGAGACCCTCCCGACGGGCACCTTGATCGGCACCGTTGAGATCGTCGATTCCTTCCCCGCGACCGCTGAACATGCGGAAGCGTCAGGCGTCCCCGCGTCTTTGCTCAAGGGAAAGTTCGGCTGGAAACTCGCGAATCCCAAACGCATCAAATCGCCTATCGTGCCGCAGTTCCTGCCTTACGGAGTCTGGTTCTATCCCTTCGTCCGCAAGCAGACCGGGACTCGCCAGAAATAG
- a CDS encoding MBL fold metallo-hydrolase RNA specificity domain-containing protein produces the protein MKITFLGAAGEVTGSQHLIETDGRRILLDCGLFQGHRAESFKKNCRFAYPAESLDAVILSHGHMDHCGNIPRLYNKGFRGPIFCTSATADIAEIMLKDSARIQDEDARYLSRKLNEKHPPIEPLYDEEDVRQVMKQFERLDYHEWHDLGDDLRVRLLDAGHILGSAIIEMKIKDQGEWRHLVFTGDLGRRDLPLLRDPDTIEGCEILISESTYGNRVHEKASDLKEELYHILDEAYRVEGRVIIPAFSLGRTQQIIYYLNDLYNENRLPHIPIFVDSPLSTRLVSVYRHHLQDMDQDVSDVLKEDKDPFGFSLLDYVSTRQQSIELNKREGAFVVIAGSGMCENGRIRHHLKNGLEHPENTVVLMGYQAEHTLGRRLQQRDPKVKIFDRYYQVKARVVQLSGLSGHADVEDFKWWYETSAKRGNIGQVFLVHGEPESATALAALIRDEVDEEPIIPQYQQSFEV, from the coding sequence ATGAAAATTACGTTCCTTGGTGCCGCCGGTGAGGTGACCGGCAGCCAGCATTTGATCGAGACAGACGGGCGACGGATTCTGCTCGATTGTGGCCTGTTTCAGGGCCACCGGGCAGAGTCATTCAAAAAGAACTGCCGCTTCGCTTATCCCGCTGAGTCCCTGGATGCCGTCATCCTCTCGCACGGACATATGGATCATTGTGGCAATATTCCCCGGCTGTACAATAAGGGTTTTCGGGGACCGATCTTCTGTACCTCCGCGACGGCGGACATCGCGGAGATCATGCTTAAGGACAGCGCCCGTATTCAGGATGAAGACGCCCGTTACCTGTCTCGCAAACTGAACGAAAAGCATCCGCCCATCGAACCCCTTTACGATGAGGAAGATGTGCGACAGGTCATGAAGCAGTTCGAGCGCCTGGACTATCATGAGTGGCACGACCTGGGGGACGACCTCCGGGTACGACTGCTGGATGCCGGCCATATTTTGGGATCTGCGATCATCGAGATGAAGATCAAGGACCAGGGAGAATGGAGACATCTGGTCTTCACCGGTGATCTGGGGCGCCGTGATCTGCCTCTGCTGCGAGATCCCGATACGATCGAGGGTTGTGAGATTCTGATTTCAGAAAGTACCTACGGCAATCGGGTTCACGAAAAGGCATCGGACCTGAAAGAGGAACTCTATCACATTCTCGATGAAGCCTATCGTGTTGAAGGACGTGTGATCATCCCCGCGTTCAGCCTCGGACGCACCCAGCAGATCATTTACTATCTGAATGATCTGTATAACGAAAACCGTCTACCACACATTCCGATTTTTGTCGACAGCCCCCTCTCCACGCGTCTGGTTTCAGTCTACCGCCATCATCTGCAGGATATGGATCAGGATGTCAGCGATGTTTTGAAAGAAGACAAGGATCCCTTCGGCTTCTCGTTGCTGGATTACGTTTCGACCCGTCAGCAGAGTATCGAACTCAATAAACGGGAAGGAGCGTTCGTCGTCATCGCCGGGAGTGGGATGTGTGAGAACGGTCGTATCCGCCATCACCTCAAGAACGGCCTGGAACATCCGGAGAATACCGTTGTACTGATGGGCTACCAGGCGGAGCATACCCTGGGCCGTCGCCTGCAGCAGCGCGATCCCAAAGTGAAAATCTTTGATCGTTATTACCAGGTCAAAGCCAGGGTCGTACAGCTCAGCGGTCTCTCAGGCCATGCCGACGTTGAAGATTTTAAATGGTGGTATGAAACCTCCGCGAAACGGGGAAACATTGGCCAGGTCTTCCTCGTCCACGGAGAACCGGAATCGGCGACGGCGCTCGCAGCCTTGATCCGTGATGAAGTCGATGAGGAACCGATCATCCCTCAGTATCAGCAATCGTTCGAGGTTTAA
- a CDS encoding glycosyltransferase family 2 protein, with protein sequence MIPVLNESESLPQLYQEICETSQQHQIDLEIIFIDDGSTDKSWELISQLAKQDERVSGIRFRRNFAKAAALTAGMRSARGSVIMMMDADLQDNPKEIPRFLDKLNEGYDVVNGWKERRLDPWHKVYPSKVFNWMIWKLTGLKLHDHNCGFKLFRKEVAAEIRIYGELHRFIAVLADARGFKVTEIPVHHRERQHGYSKYGVRRFLRGFLDLLTVRFLTGYGQRPQHMLGAIGLSCLMLGFLGLGYLGVVWLLTNLFGLGLGPIGNRPLLAYSVAATILGAQAISLGLLAELIVAYTGRHQDTYSISERTETASQNEQEIII encoded by the coding sequence ATGATTCCGGTATTGAATGAATCGGAAAGTCTGCCACAACTGTATCAGGAGATCTGCGAAACCAGCCAGCAGCATCAGATTGACCTGGAAATTATCTTTATTGACGACGGTTCGACCGACAAGTCCTGGGAACTGATCTCGCAACTGGCCAAGCAGGATGAACGCGTTTCGGGGATCCGTTTCCGTCGGAACTTCGCCAAGGCAGCCGCATTGACCGCAGGCATGCGGTCCGCCCGCGGTTCGGTGATCATGATGATGGACGCTGACCTGCAGGATAACCCGAAAGAAATTCCCCGCTTTCTGGACAAACTCAACGAAGGCTACGATGTCGTCAATGGCTGGAAAGAGCGTCGCCTCGACCCCTGGCATAAAGTGTATCCCAGTAAAGTCTTCAACTGGATGATCTGGAAACTGACCGGACTCAAACTGCACGATCACAACTGTGGCTTCAAACTATTCCGCAAAGAAGTCGCTGCGGAAATTCGTATCTACGGCGAACTGCATCGTTTCATCGCCGTGCTGGCAGATGCCCGTGGATTTAAAGTGACCGAGATTCCCGTGCATCACCGCGAACGACAGCACGGTTATTCCAAGTATGGCGTGAGACGTTTCCTCCGCGGGTTCCTCGATCTGCTGACGGTTCGCTTCCTTACCGGCTATGGACAACGACCACAGCACATGCTGGGCGCCATCGGCTTGAGCTGTCTGATGCTTGGATTCCTCGGACTGGGCTACCTGGGCGTGGTCTGGTTGTTGACCAATCTGTTTGGTCTGGGACTCGGACCGATCGGAAACCGTCCGCTGCTGGCCTATTCTGTCGCTGCAACCATTCTGGGAGCGCAAGCGATCAGCCTGGGGCTCTTGGCAGAACTGATTGTCGCCTATACCGGTCGTCATCAGGACACCTACAGCATTTCCGAACGAACGGAAACCGCCTCTCAAAACGAGCAGGAGATCATTATCTGA
- a CDS encoding lysylphosphatidylglycerol synthase transmembrane domain-containing protein: MSDTPTTAESPSVSRKIWRGVKWLLLALVLYFVWQQGAELYAEQGDTLTGISIDPLWLVLSAACYFIAWLPSVWFWRQLVLSSGEQVRFGPVARAYYCGHLGKYIPGKVSVLLIRATLLKDFGVRVSVAALTAAYETLAVMGVGLVVFLSLIPVVLNAEQVQQWPEWMQSVQARPWLVPGLFLLALFVSLPLLSRLLNLFAKKFTKSDVEATDSAPPAAFSLRLLYAGVLLFLVSWTLHGLSLGLALASINGAGLEWQEWPRWTAAVSAAYALGFLAIFAPAGLGVREGLIITILAGSALIGPANAFVAALLIRIVSFASEILAAFVLYYSFGKSASGEDDSVQSAADSQSIDSL, encoded by the coding sequence ATGTCCGACACTCCCACCACAGCTGAATCCCCTTCCGTCTCGCGGAAAATCTGGAGGGGAGTCAAATGGCTGTTGCTCGCGCTGGTCCTGTACTTCGTCTGGCAGCAGGGAGCGGAACTGTATGCAGAGCAGGGGGACACGCTTACCGGTATCAGCATTGATCCGCTCTGGCTGGTTCTATCTGCAGCCTGTTATTTCATAGCCTGGTTACCCTCGGTCTGGTTCTGGCGTCAGTTGGTTCTCAGTTCCGGAGAACAGGTTCGCTTCGGACCTGTCGCTCGCGCCTACTACTGCGGGCATCTGGGGAAATACATTCCCGGCAAGGTTTCGGTTCTCTTGATCCGGGCGACCCTGCTGAAAGATTTCGGTGTTCGCGTTTCGGTTGCCGCCCTCACGGCTGCTTACGAGACGCTGGCTGTCATGGGAGTCGGTTTGGTTGTGTTCCTTTCCTTGATTCCCGTTGTGTTGAATGCAGAGCAGGTTCAGCAGTGGCCTGAGTGGATGCAGTCAGTACAGGCCCGTCCCTGGCTGGTTCCCGGTCTATTTCTACTGGCGCTGTTTGTCTCTCTGCCACTATTGTCTCGTCTGTTGAATCTGTTCGCGAAGAAATTTACAAAGTCCGATGTCGAAGCGACCGATTCAGCTCCTCCTGCTGCTTTCTCGTTACGTTTACTCTATGCGGGCGTGTTGTTGTTTCTTGTGAGCTGGACGCTGCATGGGCTCAGCCTGGGTCTGGCACTCGCCTCCATCAACGGAGCAGGACTCGAATGGCAGGAATGGCCACGCTGGACCGCTGCTGTCTCCGCCGCGTATGCCCTGGGCTTTCTGGCGATTTTCGCACCTGCCGGCCTGGGAGTACGGGAAGGTCTGATCATCACGATTCTCGCCGGTTCCGCCCTGATTGGTCCTGCAAATGCGTTTGTCGCTGCCTTACTGATCCGGATCGTCTCATTTGCTAGTGAAATTCTGGCTGCTTTTGTTCTATACTATAGTTTTGGCAAATCGGCTTCAGGCGAGGATGATTCCGTACAGTCTGCCGCCGATTCCCAGTCCATTGATTCCCTGTGA